A single Bacillus marinisedimentorum DNA region contains:
- a CDS encoding MurR/RpiR family transcriptional regulator has translation MEKMDVFDRMMHMQETMSKSQKKIANYLIANPESAPFLTASKLARQVGVGEATIIRFAVFLGFQGYPDFQRHLQETMKRKWTSAERFEKTSRMDHTEPHVWEEVLSDDIQNIKDTLDNIDAEAFQEAVRDIIGAERIFIVAYRSAQSIGHFLEFYLDLVLQNTELITQADGVSEHLLDITDQDLVIGLGFSRYTKRTVDVLKYSRSRGARTLVITDHLLSPLAPLGDTKLYSAVEINSFIDSFSAPLSIINALITGVTRSEQEKVKKRLEQLEDMWETFDVFYE, from the coding sequence ATGGAAAAAATGGACGTATTCGACCGCATGATGCATATGCAGGAAACGATGAGCAAATCGCAAAAGAAAATAGCAAACTATCTGATTGCAAATCCGGAAAGCGCACCATTTTTGACCGCTTCCAAGCTTGCCCGCCAGGTCGGCGTCGGCGAAGCGACAATCATCCGGTTTGCGGTTTTTCTCGGATTCCAGGGCTATCCCGATTTCCAACGCCACCTCCAGGAAACGATGAAGCGGAAATGGACATCGGCAGAACGGTTTGAAAAAACTTCGCGGATGGACCATACTGAACCGCATGTATGGGAAGAAGTCCTTTCCGATGACATCCAGAACATCAAGGATACGCTCGATAACATTGACGCCGAAGCATTTCAGGAGGCGGTACGCGACATCATCGGTGCTGAGCGTATTTTCATCGTGGCATACCGGAGCGCCCAAAGCATCGGCCACTTCCTTGAGTTTTACCTGGACCTCGTGCTTCAGAATACCGAATTGATCACCCAGGCAGACGGCGTATCCGAACACCTGCTGGATATAACAGATCAAGATCTTGTCATCGGACTCGGGTTTTCGCGTTACACGAAACGCACTGTCGATGTGCTGAAGTACTCCCGGTCCCGGGGCGCCAGGACACTCGTGATCACCGATCATCTGCTGTCGCCGCTTGCACCGCTTGGCGACACTAAGCTGTACAGCGCAGTCGAAATCAACTCGTTCATTGATTCGTTTTCCGCTCCGCTCAGTATCATTAATGCACTCATCACAGGTGTCACCCGTTCTGAGCAGGAGAAAGTGAAAAAACGCCTTGAACAGCTTGAAGACATGTGGGAAACATTTGATGTGTTTTATGAATAA
- a CDS encoding aspartate aminotransferase family protein, producing MAVNKISSAVHDYMSKTPSSLAFMEKAKDVMPNGVTANIKAFAPYPVVMKKAKGAYLYDMDDNAYVDYLLAYGSLMLGHGHPKVKEAMFNQLESDGTSLFGTPHSLEYEMGKRLKSYYPSMELLRYTNSGTEATLLALRLASAYTGRHKVAKFEGHYHGGYDKVLFSINPSQQEYGAEDEPAAVQESKGIPSYYEDNILILPFNDIEKTECLLRKHKDNLAALILEPVQSGFIPADPEFMKQLRTITEELGIVLIFDEVKTGFRLGLGGAQEVYGIKPDLTALGKVIGGGFPVGVVGGKKEIMLESAAGLSSDVFDYSQSKTSNSKNVLFHSGTYNGHPGILAAGMAVLDVLEMKMGDVLHHTETLKTRLEQLFEENGLPMKAVGKGTIFNLIPTDQDEIKDYRQFQKADLELRKRLDYHLLNEGIYTKPLNRYSLSTEHGEEEIEKTVEAFKRAIKKLKAEQQ from the coding sequence TTGGCAGTCAACAAGATTTCTTCTGCTGTGCATGACTACATGTCAAAGACCCCGTCCTCCCTTGCTTTTATGGAAAAGGCCAAGGATGTCATGCCGAATGGCGTAACGGCAAATATAAAGGCATTCGCACCTTATCCTGTCGTTATGAAAAAGGCGAAAGGAGCCTACTTGTATGACATGGACGATAATGCATACGTCGACTATCTGCTCGCATACGGCTCCCTGATGCTCGGCCATGGCCATCCGAAAGTGAAAGAAGCGATGTTCAACCAGCTTGAATCGGACGGCACCAGCCTATTCGGCACACCCCACAGTCTTGAATACGAAATGGGCAAACGCCTGAAAAGCTATTATCCAAGCATGGAACTGCTGAGATATACGAATTCCGGCACAGAAGCGACCCTGCTGGCCCTGCGCCTTGCCAGCGCCTACACAGGCAGGCACAAGGTTGCCAAGTTTGAAGGGCACTACCACGGCGGCTATGATAAAGTGCTGTTCAGCATCAATCCGTCCCAGCAGGAGTATGGAGCGGAAGATGAACCGGCCGCCGTCCAGGAATCGAAAGGAATACCGTCATACTATGAAGATAATATTCTCATTTTACCCTTTAATGACATCGAAAAAACGGAATGCTTGCTGAGAAAACATAAAGATAACCTCGCCGCACTTATCCTGGAACCTGTCCAAAGCGGTTTCATTCCAGCGGATCCCGAGTTCATGAAGCAGCTGCGGACCATTACTGAAGAGCTCGGCATCGTGCTGATTTTTGATGAAGTGAAAACCGGATTCCGCCTCGGCCTCGGAGGAGCCCAGGAAGTTTATGGCATCAAGCCCGATTTGACCGCACTGGGAAAAGTGATCGGCGGCGGCTTCCCGGTCGGTGTCGTCGGCGGCAAGAAGGAAATTATGCTTGAAAGTGCCGCAGGGCTTTCCTCGGACGTCTTTGATTACAGTCAGAGCAAAACATCCAACTCTAAAAATGTGCTGTTCCACAGCGGAACGTATAACGGACACCCGGGCATCCTGGCAGCGGGCATGGCGGTGCTTGATGTCCTGGAAATGAAAATGGGAGACGTTCTTCACCATACCGAAACATTAAAAACCAGGCTTGAACAGCTTTTCGAGGAAAACGGACTTCCGATGAAGGCCGTCGGGAAAGGGACGATTTTCAACCTGATTCCGACCGACCAGGATGAAATCAAAGACTATCGCCAATTCCAGAAGGCAGACCTTGAACTTCGCAAGCGCCTGGACTATCATTTACTCAACGAAGGAATTTATACAAAGCCTCTGAATCGATACAGCCTTTCAACCGAACACGGCGAAGAAGAGATCGAAAAAACGGTTGAAGCTTTCAAAAGAGCGATCAAAAAACTGAAAGCTGAGCAGCAATGA
- a CDS encoding glycoside hydrolase family 32 protein, with protein MKGVTRMADRDEQLKQQAYDEVDKNRAEVERDPYRLTYHIMPPAGLLNDPNGFIQWNGTYHLFYQWMPFKTGHGAKFWGHYTSDNLVRWSHEEIALAPSEWYEKNGCYSGSAIDHDGVMTLFYTGNVKDEDGNRETYQCKAVSVDGLHFKKEGPVITLPEGYTPHFRDPKVWKHGDRWYMIVGAQNIDLEGRAVLFRSDDLYKWEHLGPIAGSHLGQLGDFGYMWECPDLFPLGGKDVLIASPQGLEASGMLYNNVYQAGYFVGELDYKNARMAHGDFTELDRGFEFYAPQTTEDDKGRRILIAWMGVPDQNEQDQPTVKHKWLHTMTLPRVLALKEGKLIQQPVEELESLRKNEVTHQGMLLENEEAEYEGISGKAAELLLEEFSGNAEQFEIGIRGNARLLYNNREKRFTLERKSFVDGLTESRHCYLAKLDSIRVFLDASSVEVFLNGGEEVFTARIFPDPGNGRIVFGAKGNVEFNLKKWDLG; from the coding sequence ATGAAAGGAGTCACAAGAATGGCAGACCGGGATGAGCAATTGAAGCAGCAGGCTTATGACGAAGTGGATAAAAACAGGGCGGAAGTGGAGCGGGATCCTTACCGGCTTACTTATCATATAATGCCGCCGGCAGGACTGCTGAATGATCCAAACGGTTTCATCCAGTGGAATGGGACATATCATTTGTTTTATCAATGGATGCCGTTCAAGACTGGGCACGGCGCCAAGTTCTGGGGCCATTACACATCGGACAACCTGGTCCGGTGGTCACACGAGGAAATCGCCCTTGCCCCGAGTGAGTGGTATGAAAAGAACGGATGTTACTCCGGCAGCGCTATCGATCATGATGGAGTGATGACGCTTTTTTATACAGGGAATGTGAAAGATGAAGACGGCAATCGTGAAACGTATCAATGCAAGGCGGTGTCGGTGGACGGGCTTCATTTTAAAAAAGAAGGGCCCGTCATCACGCTGCCGGAAGGATACACGCCGCATTTCCGCGATCCGAAAGTCTGGAAGCATGGTGACCGCTGGTACATGATAGTCGGTGCCCAGAACATTGATCTTGAAGGACGGGCGGTCCTTTTCCGTTCGGATGACCTTTATAAATGGGAGCATCTCGGCCCGATTGCCGGATCCCACCTCGGCCAGCTTGGAGATTTCGGCTATATGTGGGAATGCCCGGACCTGTTCCCCCTCGGCGGCAAAGATGTGCTTATTGCATCACCTCAGGGACTTGAAGCTTCCGGCATGCTCTATAATAACGTATACCAGGCCGGCTACTTTGTCGGAGAGCTAGATTATAAGAATGCCCGCATGGCGCACGGCGATTTCACCGAACTGGACAGAGGATTCGAGTTCTATGCACCACAAACGACGGAGGATGATAAAGGGCGCCGGATCCTCATCGCCTGGATGGGTGTACCGGACCAGAACGAGCAGGACCAGCCGACCGTCAAGCATAAATGGCTTCACACGATGACGCTGCCGAGAGTGCTGGCTTTAAAAGAGGGAAAGCTGATTCAGCAGCCGGTTGAAGAACTTGAATCGCTTCGTAAAAATGAAGTCACTCACCAGGGGATGCTGCTCGAAAATGAGGAAGCGGAATATGAGGGAATCTCCGGGAAAGCGGCGGAATTGCTGCTTGAAGAGTTCAGCGGCAATGCTGAACAATTCGAAATTGGTATCCGCGGGAATGCCCGCCTCCTTTATAACAACAGAGAAAAGCGGTTTACACTTGAACGCAAGAGCTTTGTGGACGGACTGACTGAATCGCGGCACTGTTATTTGGCAAAGCTCGATTCCATCCGTGTTTTCCTTGATGCGTCTTCGGTCGAAGTCTTTTTGAATGGCGGCGAGGAAGTTTTCACGGCACGGATTTTCCCTGATCCGGGAAACGGGCGGATCGTTTTTGGTGCAAAGGGGAATGTGGAGTTTAATTTGAAGAAGTGGGATCTTGGATAA
- a CDS encoding BCCT family transporter — MKKMKAKIDPTTFISTFALLLAVCIPLIMFPEKGAEMLSTANSFVTDKFGPLYLWGGFGALLFLTWVTFSKYGNITLGKPEEKPQFSTFSWAGMMFCAGIGSSIMYWGAVEWAYYYQSPPYALEAKSAQAIEWAATYGIFHWGPTAWAIYTLPALPIAYLYHVKKKPILKISEACRPILGKLVDGPLGKTIDILFMFSLLGGAGTTLGLGTPMISAGITEVTGIQRSLVLDISVLLIVTVIFSVSAYSGLEKGIKKLSDINLLLSFGFLVFVLVAGPTLFIMKMSTNATGLLMDNFFRMNLWTDPVLKSGFPEAWTVFYWAWWIVYAPFIGLFVAKISKGRTIRQTILGAVGWGSLGSALYFMILGNYGMYLELNNIVPVTQIMAEQGTPEAIIAIIAALPLGKLMVTLFTVTAIVFLATTFDSSSYTLAAVTQNMVVGDPFRWNRLFWAFSLAVLPMTLMFVGGLEALQTVSILVALPIVIIMFGLAASFVKLVRRDREIVMEHNIAYQKEAMGEKESA; from the coding sequence ATGAAAAAAATGAAAGCCAAAATTGACCCGACTACGTTTATTTCTACCTTTGCGTTATTGTTAGCCGTTTGTATTCCTCTCATCATGTTCCCCGAAAAAGGCGCAGAAATGTTAAGTACCGCCAACTCTTTTGTTACCGATAAATTTGGCCCCCTTTATTTATGGGGAGGATTCGGCGCCCTCTTATTCCTGACCTGGGTGACCTTCAGCAAATATGGGAATATCACGCTCGGAAAGCCTGAAGAAAAGCCGCAATTCTCCACGTTCAGCTGGGCAGGGATGATGTTTTGTGCCGGGATCGGTTCGAGCATCATGTACTGGGGTGCTGTCGAGTGGGCGTACTATTATCAGTCCCCGCCATACGCCCTTGAAGCGAAATCCGCTCAAGCTATCGAGTGGGCGGCAACTTATGGTATCTTCCACTGGGGCCCGACCGCATGGGCGATTTATACATTACCCGCATTGCCGATCGCCTATTTGTACCACGTAAAGAAAAAACCGATTTTGAAAATCAGTGAAGCATGCCGGCCAATCCTGGGCAAACTTGTCGATGGCCCGCTTGGAAAAACGATAGATATCCTGTTCATGTTCAGTTTGCTCGGCGGAGCTGGAACAACGTTAGGTCTCGGTACGCCGATGATTTCAGCAGGGATTACGGAAGTGACGGGCATCCAGCGTTCTCTTGTTTTGGATATCTCGGTATTGCTTATCGTCACTGTCATTTTTTCTGTCAGTGCCTATTCCGGCCTTGAAAAAGGCATTAAAAAGTTAAGTGACATCAATTTGCTTCTATCGTTTGGATTCCTTGTATTCGTGCTGGTTGCCGGCCCGACACTGTTCATCATGAAAATGAGCACAAATGCGACCGGTTTATTGATGGATAATTTTTTCCGCATGAATCTTTGGACAGATCCTGTTCTCAAGTCAGGGTTCCCAGAAGCATGGACCGTGTTTTACTGGGCATGGTGGATTGTATATGCACCATTTATCGGCTTGTTTGTCGCTAAAATTTCCAAAGGCCGCACCATCCGCCAGACAATTCTTGGAGCGGTCGGCTGGGGATCGCTTGGTTCAGCGCTTTATTTCATGATTCTCGGAAATTACGGCATGTACCTGGAATTAAACAATATTGTTCCGGTCACGCAAATTATGGCTGAGCAGGGTACTCCGGAAGCGATCATTGCCATTATTGCCGCATTGCCGCTCGGAAAACTGATGGTGACCCTGTTCACGGTAACAGCGATTGTTTTTCTTGCCACTACATTTGATTCTTCATCCTATACCTTGGCTGCAGTTACCCAAAACATGGTGGTCGGAGATCCTTTCCGGTGGAACCGCCTGTTCTGGGCCTTCTCGCTTGCCGTCCTTCCGATGACATTGATGTTTGTCGGCGGCCTTGAAGCATTGCAGACTGTTTCTATTCTTGTCGCCCTGCCGATTGTCATCATCATGTTCGGGCTTGCCGCATCATTTGTTAAACTTGTGCGGCGTGACAGGGAAATTGTTATGGAGCATAACATAGCCTATCAGAAAGAGGCTATGGGTGAAAAAGAGTCAGCGTAA
- a CDS encoding uracil-DNA glycosylase, with product MDNVLRNDWANILQSEFEKPYFQELSRFLEKEYETKTIYPAKENIFNALHLTSFKDTKVVILGQDPYHGPNQAHGLSFSVQPEVTPPPSVRNIYKELQSDLGCKIPNNGYLVKWAEQGVLLLNTVLTVLAGKPDSHKGKGWERFTDEVIRSLNGREKPVVFMLWGKKAQAKEELITADHHYVIKSAHPSPFSANRGFFGSKPFSKANQFLEKIVSEPVDWQIPDN from the coding sequence GTGGATAATGTATTGCGGAATGATTGGGCCAACATTTTACAAAGCGAATTTGAGAAACCATATTTTCAGGAATTGAGCCGTTTTTTAGAAAAAGAATATGAAACAAAGACGATTTACCCAGCAAAAGAAAATATTTTCAATGCACTCCACCTCACTTCTTTTAAGGACACGAAAGTGGTGATCCTCGGCCAGGATCCTTACCACGGGCCGAATCAGGCGCACGGATTGAGTTTTTCCGTGCAGCCGGAGGTGACGCCGCCTCCTTCAGTCAGAAATATTTACAAGGAACTGCAAAGCGACCTTGGGTGCAAAATTCCGAACAATGGCTATCTTGTCAAATGGGCTGAACAGGGTGTGCTCTTGCTGAACACGGTTCTTACAGTTCTCGCTGGCAAACCCGATTCTCATAAAGGAAAAGGATGGGAGAGGTTTACCGATGAGGTGATCCGGTCACTGAACGGCCGCGAGAAACCGGTTGTCTTCATGCTCTGGGGCAAGAAAGCGCAGGCAAAAGAAGAACTCATTACAGCCGACCACCATTACGTCATCAAATCGGCCCACCCTAGCCCTTTTTCAGCGAATCGGGGCTTTTTTGGAAGCAAGCCTTTTTCAAAAGCGAATCAGTTTCTTGAGAAAATTGTGAGTGAACCGGTCGATTGGCAAATCCCCGATAATTAA
- a CDS encoding aldo/keto reductase, giving the protein METMSYEGVADTVELHNGAKMPWLGLGVYKAEEGEEVYNAVTAALKAGYRSIDTASFYGNEEGVGRAIRDSGIPRKEIFVTTKIWNDDQGYESTFRAAEASLERLGLDYVDLLLIHWPVKGKYKDTWRALEALYREGRATSIGVSNFTSDHLEDLMKDAEVKPVVNQVELHPRLTQKELLGYCEKNGIRVEAWSPIMRAKLFDNDVIQDLAQKHSKSPAQIILRWHLQNGVVIIPKSVRENRIRENADIFDFALDDEDMKRIDGLNKDERTGPDPDNFDF; this is encoded by the coding sequence ATGGAAACGATGTCTTATGAAGGAGTTGCAGACACTGTCGAGTTACATAACGGTGCAAAGATGCCATGGCTCGGCCTTGGCGTGTACAAAGCGGAAGAAGGCGAAGAAGTATACAATGCGGTAACTGCTGCCCTGAAGGCCGGTTACAGAAGCATTGATACAGCGTCATTCTATGGGAATGAGGAAGGTGTCGGCAGAGCAATCCGTGATTCCGGTATTCCGCGGAAAGAGATTTTTGTCACGACCAAAATTTGGAATGATGATCAGGGATATGAAAGCACCTTCAGGGCGGCAGAGGCGAGCCTTGAACGGCTGGGCCTTGATTATGTGGACCTGCTGTTGATCCACTGGCCGGTAAAAGGAAAGTACAAAGACACATGGCGTGCGCTGGAGGCGCTCTACCGTGAAGGGAGAGCTACATCAATCGGTGTAAGCAATTTCACCAGCGACCATCTTGAGGATTTGATGAAGGATGCCGAAGTGAAGCCGGTTGTGAACCAGGTTGAACTCCATCCGCGCCTGACTCAAAAAGAGTTGCTCGGATATTGTGAAAAGAACGGCATCCGTGTCGAAGCATGGAGTCCGATCATGCGTGCCAAGCTTTTTGACAACGATGTGATCCAGGACCTCGCGCAGAAGCACAGCAAAAGCCCGGCACAAATCATCTTGCGCTGGCATCTTCAGAATGGAGTCGTCATCATTCCAAAATCAGTGCGTGAAAACCGCATCCGTGAAAATGCCGACATCTTCGACTTTGCCCTCGATGATGAAGACATGAAACGAATCGACGGCCTGAACAAAGACGAGCGTACCGGCCCAGACCCTGACAACTTCGATTTCTAA
- the gndA gene encoding NADP-dependent phosphogluconate dehydrogenase: protein MAKQQIGVIGLAVMGKNLALNIESRGYSVSVYNRSREKTDDFLENEAKGKNLSGTYGIEEFVESLEKPRKIMLMVKAGGPTDATIDQLLPHLEKGDILIDGGNAFFKDTKKRSEELEAKGIHFIGTGVSGGEEGALKGPSIMPGGPKEAYKHVKDIFEAISAKVSGEACTTYIGPDGAGHYVKMVHNGIEYGDMQLISEAYFLMKHVLDLDSEEMHRVFSEWNEGELDSFLIEITADIFTKTDDETGKPMIDVILDTAGQKGTGKWTSQSALDLGVPLPVITESVFARFISALKEERVKASKVLNGPKSKPFAGDKEAFIESIRKALYMSKIVSYAQGFAQMRAASDEYDWNLKYGDIAMIFRGGCIIRARFLQNIKEAYDRDPQLTNLLLDPYFKDIVENYQNALRDVIVTAVQNGIPVPGFAAALSYYDSYRTETLPANLLQAQRDYFGAHTYQRIDREGTFHTNWME, encoded by the coding sequence ATGGCAAAACAGCAAATCGGTGTTATCGGCCTGGCAGTGATGGGCAAGAATCTCGCACTGAATATTGAAAGCCGCGGATACAGTGTATCGGTTTATAACCGATCCCGTGAAAAGACGGATGACTTCCTTGAGAATGAGGCAAAAGGGAAAAACCTTTCGGGTACATACGGCATCGAGGAGTTTGTCGAATCGCTTGAAAAACCGCGAAAGATCATGCTCATGGTAAAAGCCGGCGGTCCGACAGATGCGACGATCGACCAGCTGCTGCCGCATCTTGAAAAAGGAGACATCCTGATCGACGGCGGGAACGCCTTTTTCAAAGATACGAAGAAGCGAAGTGAAGAGCTTGAAGCAAAAGGCATCCATTTCATCGGCACCGGTGTATCCGGCGGTGAAGAAGGCGCCCTTAAAGGCCCTTCCATCATGCCCGGCGGTCCGAAAGAAGCCTACAAGCATGTGAAGGATATCTTTGAAGCCATTTCGGCAAAGGTCAGCGGTGAAGCCTGCACCACTTACATCGGTCCGGATGGTGCCGGCCATTATGTCAAAATGGTTCATAACGGCATCGAATATGGCGATATGCAGCTGATCAGTGAAGCGTATTTCTTGATGAAGCATGTTCTCGATCTTGATTCCGAAGAAATGCACCGCGTATTTTCCGAGTGGAATGAAGGGGAGCTCGACAGCTTCTTAATCGAAATCACGGCTGATATTTTCACTAAAACAGACGATGAAACCGGCAAGCCGATGATCGATGTCATTCTTGATACTGCCGGACAGAAAGGAACCGGCAAATGGACGAGCCAGAGCGCGCTCGACCTCGGTGTTCCGCTTCCGGTCATCACCGAATCCGTCTTTGCCCGCTTTATTTCCGCCCTGAAAGAAGAGCGCGTAAAAGCAAGCAAAGTGCTGAACGGTCCTAAGTCTAAGCCGTTTGCAGGCGATAAGGAGGCCTTCATCGAATCGATCCGCAAAGCACTGTATATGAGTAAAATCGTTTCGTACGCACAGGGATTTGCCCAAATGCGCGCGGCCTCAGACGAATATGACTGGAATTTGAAATACGGCGATATTGCGATGATTTTCCGCGGCGGCTGCATTATCAGGGCCCGCTTCCTGCAGAACATCAAAGAAGCATATGATCGCGACCCGCAGCTGACGAACCTGCTGCTCGATCCGTATTTCAAAGATATCGTCGAAAACTATCAGAATGCGCTCCGTGATGTCATTGTGACAGCGGTGCAAAACGGCATTCCGGTTCCTGGTTTCGCAGCAGCGCTATCCTATTATGACAGCTACCGGACTGAAACGCTTCCTGCCAACCTGCTGCAGGCCCAACGCGATTATTTTGGCGCCCACACATATCAGCGAATCGACAGAGAAGGCACTTTCCATACAAACTGGATGGAATAA
- a CDS encoding cyclase family protein, whose translation MKMYDISSPIFKGMPVYKNKDEKQPAFETQTNGHVTETRISLDAHTGTHVDAPLHMINSGETIETVDINKLAGPCKVFDLTGVDGGIGKQDLEGLDIREGDNILFKTKNSFDEEFNFEFIFLAEDGARYMAEKGVNVIGTDALGIERSQPEHPTHRTLFENGVIVIEGLRLKDIEPGEYFLVAAPLKMQGIDAAPARVLLFERGQTL comes from the coding sequence GTGAAAATGTATGACATTTCCTCACCCATTTTCAAAGGGATGCCCGTTTATAAAAACAAAGACGAAAAGCAGCCTGCATTTGAAACACAGACAAACGGCCATGTGACCGAGACCCGTATCAGCCTTGACGCCCATACCGGAACGCATGTTGACGCACCGCTTCATATGATCAACAGCGGGGAAACGATTGAAACGGTGGACATTAACAAATTGGCCGGCCCGTGCAAAGTGTTCGATTTGACAGGTGTTGACGGCGGCATCGGCAAGCAGGACCTTGAAGGCCTTGATATCCGGGAAGGCGATAATATCCTTTTTAAAACAAAAAATTCCTTTGATGAGGAATTCAATTTTGAATTCATTTTCCTGGCTGAAGACGGCGCCCGTTATATGGCTGAAAAAGGCGTCAATGTGATCGGAACGGATGCACTCGGCATCGAACGGAGCCAGCCTGAACATCCGACCCACCGCACCCTGTTCGAAAATGGCGTCATCGTCATTGAAGGGCTGCGCCTGAAAGATATTGAACCGGGTGAATATTTCCTTGTGGCCGCTCCGCTGAAAATGCAGGGCATCGATGCGGCACCAGCACGGGTATTGCTGTTTGAAAGGGGACAAACCCTGTAA